Genomic window (Xiphias gladius isolate SHS-SW01 ecotype Sanya breed wild unplaced genomic scaffold, ASM1685928v1 HiC_scaffold_1480, whole genome shotgun sequence):
TTACTGAGTGTGTGCTGTGGAacatctatctttgtgaggaccagtctGACTTTTGGACAGTGAAGGGACATTTAGTCTGGTCCTCACGTCTTCAAGGGGACGTTTGATGACAAAGCCGGGACATGGTGCTGGAATCTACATTCTTCTGTCACATCAAACAGATCTGGTATCTGGATGTGTTCAGGGCTGGAGAATGGGAcacgtcagtgtgtgtgtgtgtgtgtgtgtgtgtgtgtgtgtgtgtgtgtgtgtacctccaGCATAAAGACTTTAGCAGCGTGTGGTCGTGTGTTGCTGTGATGCCAGGCTGTGTATTCGTCCACTCTGGCCCGCATCTGTGGTTGCCTTGGATACCAGTGCTCTGGGACGTCATAGTTGGTGGCCAGGTACTTCAGGATGGcatcactgcaacacacacacacacacacacacacacacacacacacacacacacacacacacacacaggagtgaTAAACAACACTAGAAAAACAATCCTTTATTGTCCAAGaatgttcaaacacacacgGGAGATTTGACCTCTGCATTTGACCCactgtgagcacacacacacccgcagcAGCGAGCCCTGAGGGGGAAGGTGCCTTGCTCACAGGCACTTCAGCTGTGGATGCTGAGGGAGGGGAAAGCGCTGTTCGTGCACTCCCCCCGCCCACAGTTCTTTCTTCCCGCCGGAGAATCGAACCAggtgataaaacatttttaaaaccagaaTGGAAACTCCTCTGGCGTAGAACACAgatttacaaaaataagactcagcattattattattaaaaattcatTCTTAAATAAGTGTGGCTAGCTCACGAGTTTGTTCTGGTGGACACAGAATCTGCCAGAACTGGAATCCACAACCAGCTGAAGCCGTGTGTGGTTTTTTACCTCTCTGTGAGGACGAAGCCGTTATCCACCATGACGGGAACCTTCTGCATTGGGTTCAACTTGGTGAAGTCTGAAGTCTTGTTCTCTCCTGCACAGTTTACAAAGAGGCTCAAACCAAACTCCATTCAGAAATCATGCGTTTTAGTGCTccctaaccacacacacacacacacacgaaaggTTTAAGACATTTTGATCATCTCCGGGTGCAGCGCTTCGACAACATGTTATTTCATTTGAGGTCCAGCTTTGACTGCTGGCTTCGGAAACGTCCGAGGAGCCGCGTGAAAACCGatgcagccaaaaaaaagacatttctacCTCAATGCGACGTTGTTTGAAAGTTCATTTACTTGCCGAATGTATCAGAAGCCGCTGTCAACCTGTATTACATCGTCAGATATGGTCCAGCGAGCATATAGTTGGACATTTAAAACGTTAGCGTTGAACTGTCGGGTATTTCAATGGAGTTTCGTTACACCGCGACAGGCGCTCTGATCTGGGTCAAAGTCCTCGGGGGCAGAGGTCACGACGAACGACACTACTGAGCAGAAGAACTCCGGGATTTAAACCGCTGACTGCCCGCTAACTGACCACAGGACCGACCGGTCGGTCGGTGGGTCCGTTAGTCAACGGACTAGTTTAGACTAGACAGGTAGTTAGCCCAGTAGCCGGTTAGCTACTGACCTTTCCTCAGAGCCACGGTGCGGACTCTGTGCGGGATTTTAGCGCAGCCCAGCAGGATGAGCACCGCCCGGCAGGGCTGCGACAGGAGGTCCAAATACACGTCCACCGGCCGGCCCGTTGCCATGGAGACCGAGCTGGTTTCTAACGGTAAACCGCAAACGACCGGACGGTTCAATACCACGGAGGCTTTCTGGGTCTGCGAGTCCGCGGGGTGTCAGTGTACCAGCCGCTCCGGCGCGCCCCCTGCTGGCCGCCCCCGGGCCAGGCAGCAAAGTACGATCCGGTGCATCGGGGTCATATCGGTATAAAATCTACAGCCATGTACCGGAGCGAAATCACGAATAAAAGACGTACACGAACATACAACAGATCGGTATTTATAAAACGAATGTGTGTTAGTGTACACATGTTATATGAGTGTAGTATAACGGCTACACGTAAATAATATGTacgtaaaaatgaaaaattaaaccaaTACCGGCAACTGcaggtgtatttttatttcttacgAAAAAGAGTTGAATAAATTACCATAAAAGTCGGAAAATCACCGGTGCCAActaacatttcacatttttaaaacatatgtCCAAAGGTTCAATAAACAAATCTATTCGATAGTTATTTCAGGTGTTACAGGCCGAGATTTGCTCAATTCTCTCGATAAAAATACATCTGTGAAAAATCCGTGCGTacgctaaaaaaaaacccaacttcATTGATGAATGACTCTGCGACGCTTCTCAAACTGTTACTAACAACGTTTCCTCCTGAATCAGACGAAACTTTTCCCAGTAAACTCGGAGTTAACGTCAACACGACCTGTCATTCAAGTATTTAAGGTTCAAACATTAACTTTAAAACCGGATGAGAGAAAACTCAATGACCGGATGTCgcatttttattaaaagacacaaaaatctCAGAGACCATCAGTTGCAGGAAGTTGTCTCCTCACctgccaaaataaaagagaaataagaTCCAGCCAGTTGGTAAACACAGTCtgcagaaagaaacacacatcaaCAGTAAGACTAACATCCTGAGAGCCGGAAGGTCACCAGAGTCCATtcaaaaaatgaacagttttatgtcgcagttttatgttttatgatgCGCAGACATCTGCTAAAACTCTAGTTCCTCATTGGATCTCTGACGTGTTTTACTCGGTTCGTCAGTAGACTGATCCTGTGTCACACCACCTGCTTCAGCCAGTGATAATGCAGAGTCAACTACCAATTAAGCCCATGTCCAATCACAGAAGAACATCAATTAAGCTAATCCAATGAAGTGTTACTGATAGTTTTCTACCTGAGTCTTACTGCAggatttctctctttatttctcacAGGTGTTGGATTCATCTTCTTTCATGGACTGAGACTCCGACAGCTCAGCCACTGTGAGTTAAGTATTGAGGACTTTTCCTTGGAatagtacttttactgtaaagGGTCCGAGTACTTCCTCCAGCGCCTGTTGTGTCTGTTGATTCCTGCAGAGTCTGAGGAAACAGACTAAACGTGTCATTAAGATAAAGATCAAGATGATCGTAGCCGTGTCAATAAAATCCAAACGAGACCCCTGCTTATATTTacaagagaaaagtaaaaactgtcCATCTCGCATAAATGCAGCTGTGAATGTTCAGATAACGCGCAGCTTCACTCTCACAACTTTATGCTTGACCACAGCAGGATAATGCAGACACCTG
Coding sequences:
- the gstt2 gene encoding glutathione S-transferase theta-2 isoform X1, whose amino-acid sequence is MATGRPVDVYLDLLSQPCRAVLILLGCAKIPHRVRTVALRKGENKTSDFTKLNPMQKVPVMVDNGFVLTESDAILKYLATNYDVPEHWYPRQPQMRARVDEYTAWHHSNTRPHAAKVFMLEVLLPALSASQVDEARLIRALSQLEDTLDKLESMFLRRQPFLCGDDITVADLLAVCELMQPVGGGRDVLRDRPQLQRWKSRVQSAVGDAFDQAHAVLYALRDRRKAKL